The Drosophila innubila isolate TH190305 chromosome 2L unlocalized genomic scaffold, UK_Dinn_1.0 4_B_2L, whole genome shotgun sequence genome segment TGCAACCAATAGGCTTTACAGAAGAGTAGACGCTAAGTAGCATACAAGGCGTATGAGTTATCTGGTCAACATCATCCTCATCCGCTGACTTCAGCAGACTTGTggttttcatttaaagtttaagtGGTGCAAAATCAGCGCGGCAACTGTAGCTGCATCGAAATATCTCATTTACAACATCAATTGCAACCCCTTCCTGTAGTTGTCGGTGGCTTCTCTCATTACGTTCCCCACAGCctcgctgtgtgtgtgttaaataACCGTATGCTTGCCAACGGATGCTGGCAGGGGCAGGGAGTCTATGTAGATGCCAACGGTTGAGTTTTATTAGCTTTAATGGCTTAATACTGAGAGTTTCAGCTGCCTGATCCAGAAGTATGCCTACTTGACCCACCACCTAGCTGACGATAACAGACAGATTCCACAGCGTGACATGCCATCGCTATCAACTGCCGGTGGGCAACAGTTTCCCAGGACTTTAATggaatttgaaaattcttttttcAACCGAAGGATCCTCATGGAAAGGGCTTATCAATTCCATGCGACACTGAGTTAAGGGACATTCTCAATTAGCGTATTCCAAATTGTTTTAGACTAAAATTGTCTACCCATATGCTTTCGTTGCCCCGTAGATTACAGGTGGCAAGCATGTGTTCCATGCTAACCATTTAcaccaaacaattttttaccATTATTGTAATGTtgatatttctatttaattgtGGCGTGTGAAATTCAATTCGTATTGATAAAGTTAAAAACGACCATACTATTTAGTACTGCTGAAAGAGAAATAAAGCTCTACGGAATCCGAGACTAAAGAATATTGCTTTAATCCACTATTATTTACCGTCAACCTTCGGTTCGAAACGGGGAGGACGAAAACTGTCCACAAGACCTCCACCTGAATGCATAACAGATTCTTAAGGCTCTTGCAGACATCAGTTAATagctttatataaaataaaaaaaaaattttatcatttatttttaatttgttgtcttCACTCGACAGTTGCACTTAAGAATTAATGAAATAGCTACAGCtctagctaaaaaaaaaatggtgacagctgaaaactttaaaagcattttctgGCAAAACCAACTTTAAGTAATGCGAATAAAAGATGGACGGAACAGGGGTACGCCGACTATTTATTTGCCCCAAATTGCAAATAAGAATGGTGTGGTGGTGCTGTGTGAACAGTTCAACCACCCacatgtatacacacacacagacacaccaCGGCATTCATTCACACGTAAGAGCTGTGGAACACCACCGCAATGCTGCAACTcctgcttgttgtttttggtttgcttAAGAAACTTTGCCTCATAACTTCACATTGAAGAAGATGCATATGCAACACGTTCGAGCCATTCAATGTTGCACCGCCTTCCTGCCGGTTTTTCAACGAGACCAGCTTTTCTGCAATTGAGCGTGGGCAAATATATGCAGCTGCATTTTTTCCCGTTGATtttacatagatacatacgAATACGtactatacatacacatatatattcgTTATCCCTATCTGAAAGTCCTTCTTCAACGTGCGACTTTTGCAGCCAGCATAAATTGCTGCAAGGTATTTGAACTcgactcaactcaactgaaaCATAACTTGACTGATGGGAATGTGAAAGAGGTCGGTGAGCTAATTGAAAAATAGTGTTTGCTATTTTATGACTCTGTTGACAATGCTCAGACTAAAACGTCAGTGAATGGTTTTGGTTgcccttttaatttttaattattatgcaGCTTAAAATTGAGATAGTCATTTTGAATAAAGTTGAAGGGTAATGAAGTGCTTGAATTGTCCTcatttttaccaaaattttattattcatactGTTAAAGTACTTGATTAAAAAATCACATTTCTGTTAAAAAAGCGTCAACGACTGGTTAAATTTTAGTAGTCATTATTTATAGCATTGTTACTCAGGATTAAAGTGGACAAAAATCTTCaatctgaaatttaaaaatccatGTAGTTGTTTTAGCAATTTTCACgttttatgtaaatgtaattcCATCTGAGGGAGTCTTCTAACTTTTTTTGAATACTACGCGTTAATTAGGTACAATAGATTTATCTTTTAACTATATTATTACGATGATATTAGAAAAATCGATCTTTactgataaataattttaagaaaatggaCATAGTTATAAATAACTCGAGAAAAATTAGGTTTATTTATATGATCACAAACCGAACAAGTGCGAAATGGGAGCGAAATGTGAATGAGTGGATAACACTCTAAACAACATGGATACCATCGTATAAATTCAaagaatatttgaaatattctaATTCTGATAGTCAATatagtttataaaaattatattaaaaaaaaagagctctTTATCATTTGtctttattattcatttatttaaaagctatACATAGAGTTTtagtacatttattatttatcaataaaaaaggtagtaatgtattaatatatacctaaatatatattatggtacttgaattattttgtatttacttGGCTCATTATTGAAACGCTCGTTTTACAATGTTCCCTGATTTTAATCCAACTTCAATTGTGCCTTTGCCTCATTGGTTTTATGTTTAATGCTTGAGAggttttgttaatattaaaaaaaataaagcggATATTTTTCCTTAAGTTTATGAACATAACTGATGGCCGCATTTTCTTAAACCTCTATTTATACAATTatacttttgaaaaatattataaatctataatttaTAAGTGTACAAACTAATATTCGTTGttctttaaagtatttgtgttattttgaaactaagaaaagaaaaggaaaattcAAGACCAATCGATGATATGATAGTAGCCTTCTCCGACAAGTTTTCAATAATGAGCGGGATTCCAACTACTTCTAAATAGtagaataatatatttttagtgtacccatttaattaattaaaaactttaggGATTACATTCCAAATAGTTgagatttcattttgaaataattacttaaaatacatatttgttgtATGTTGCTTAGCAAAGAAAATTCGCTTATAAGCTTTTGAAGCTACATTTTACAACCTACTCGTAGCATAATCATAGATCTaactaaatatgtataaatttgtctttgcattctttaattatatgatatattagGCCAAAGTCTATACggaaatttattgataaatgttATGAGCGCTTATCacaatacaaacatatattaaCGTAGAGCTAAAACTAATCAAcaatattgataaattttgtttattaagtgCATTATAATTATGAGAACTGGGAATTGTCATACATAAACTGCAAACAATTTGACAAGATATTCAAAAAAGGCTCGACGTCTGTCATTGCCAATGTATGTAAAGCTTAAGTAGGATATACGCATCAATTCTTCCCAAAATCAAGAATGCTCCATAATAGCTATGAGTATTCTTACACTTGCAGTTACATGACTGAAGCTCAGCTCAGAAAATAGGAATGCGGCTTTCCTTTGCCATTCTTACTGATTGTTGCAAGAGGACCTGTTtgacaaaagaaacaaatattatatacagACAATTATATGTAACTGATTTGAGCTTCTGACGTACCTTCAGTATCCGAGGCGAAGGCCACGCCCATTACTTTGAGCGAACGAAAGAGCGCACCCAAATTGGAGCGTCCGTCCAGATATTTTTTCTCCAGACGCACAACGGGcgactttttgtttttggtctgCGTATGCCAAACAAGTATTTCGGTGCAATTATTGCCCCTGGGCTCAATTTGATCTATGTGCAGTCCAATGCTACGCAGAAACAAATCCTCCTCATAGCCCGGCTTATAGGGCATATTAACATTCGGATACAGCGACATATAACCCAAGTTAACAGCAAAGCCAGCCATATCAACGGGCCAGCGTCGTGCAGCCACCCAAGAGTCCAGAAAGGCCACAACTTTACCCTGAAAGAGAGAAATCAGTGAGTCAATATAGTATGGAAaggtatatatgtagataGTTTCACTTACATCCCGCACCACCGGTCCACTAACTGCATAATCCGCTATCAGTCCAACAGGAAACATGGAGACACGCTGTGTCTGCCTTATTTCCGTAAAAAGTCTTAGATCATATGTATTGTCATCGTCACCAAAATACAGCACACCATTTGTGAGGTTATGTTGACGTATCCATTGCAGCGCTGCACGCCGATTTGCCACGCCCCTGGGCGCAGGCTTGCTATTACGAAATTTGTGGGGCATGGGACTGGCCATATGTGTAAAGGGTATACctgtataatttaataaatattgtaaatataatataatagcaTAATTGcgtttagttttaaaattgtgcTACCAAATCGATTCAGCAATATATCCATATACGTATCACATCTCTCATGATCATTGGCCACCAGCCAGTGAAGACGAGGCACATGGAGGAGCGAGTGTGCCAGACGCGTGAGTTCCGGTATCTGCTCCCGTCTTGGATATGTGGGTGTTACGAAATAGATCACAGGCAATTGTGCGTAGGCACTGCTTGGTTTATCTTGCACATAGAGTCGGCCATCCTCATGACTTTCACTGCAGATGTGCAGCGTTTCATTCAGAGCGTGCGTATTTGGACTATCTGCAAAAAAGAGCGAGAGGGATAGAGTGGGAAAgcgaaatattttattatttgattgtgCTGCCTAAAAGTCGGCAATGCAATTGCTCTTGTGTATTTTTAGTCTCAACCATAAAATCCTTTTTAGACcgcgtacttaaaaaaaatgacaggggtctattaagtttgttttaaaattaacgtGCATAACAGAAAGAatgaggcgtggcagaccctatataTATTGAGggaaccggaaccgttaaccgaaactaaccgtgaTTTGGCCACTTAATTctttctgtattcaatttttgttgatttagaaaatttaattattatcgaccaaaattcgatttcgatggtaaattcaaaatttaaaatctcaagttttcattttagtCAACtgcttatatcgtaattactgtagagcaacactttaaacttgattctgaggcatttcatttttttgtaaaaaatcgtaAAGAATTGgatacaaattttgacttgtagaAAGACTagctccgaagtctgaccaacttcaagctgtcataacttaatcaaaactgaacccattttcaagtggaatgtcattttggtcttgatttggcctcataattcattctgcatttaaatatttttaaattctctcAACGTCtttttatttcgatgtcatatttattataaaacgacatcttaaaattttaaaatgtttcaaaattgatttgctgtaccgttacgtaccggtactgaaaccggaaccgaaataaaaaactgaaatagaacctatTACCGTAATAGTTATatcgggacgtaccggaaccgaaaccgtaacctatactTGTTTCGGATTGATACCCTGGTTTATATTGTTAACTAATCTTCATTATACATAGGTCATAGCTCTAcgctatttataattttttgaactgCCTGCAtgcttaatataattttcactAATGACAAGGCCCacagaaatatattatatacagcCATGTAAAAtacttgcttttatttataaatattcattcattcattagCTCAAATCATTAACCTTTATCatctcatttattattttgggaCTAGAAAATTATTAGAGAATCATTGTATTAAATGTTTGTAATCGTGACTGTACCTGAAATCTTATCTACTCTGTTTtctatttacatacatttcttGCACCTGTAAATGTGCTAATCAGTAATGTCATTAGAACCTTGAAGTGTTAACGACAGAGCGGCATCAATTGACTTATGATGTTTGCATAAActtgcaatatatatttaaaatatgtatttaatataaattttattaaatatatcaggttatattttgatcaaaatgTGTAGTCTTAACTAACAAGATTGCGAATTTTGGTGATTCACCGAGCTCGTGAGATAAGGGGCTGTAAGTGAAAGTGAATTTCGTATTACTCTTAAATGCACGTTGAATGAATCCTGGATCATCCCAATCCggcaactggttcaaaagattgtaaaatttaaaaaaaaaaacagctagtttagcgggaaataTTCTCCGTTTTCAATTATACTGAAAGCTTAGAAATACATAGATATCATCATcgatttgattaaatttattatgttgttcATAACTATTTGTTCacagttatattttaattttttatatctagCTAAATACAATAGAAACAATTTCCTTTATTCAGTTAATTCAATAACCTAATGGAATGTAGGTCAAAGAGTAGAATATTACTATCCATTCATGGGCCACATCTATTCCATTAGTCAAATCATAGTTAATGTGTGTTGAGCATTCCCTATAGGACTATTAAAAAGAACCCTTGATAAATCTATGAAGCCAAAAACACGCGACAGCACCTGAAGAAATATATGTACCTATTGTTCTACCGGTGTGTGCAATAACGGTAATAggtgtaattgttgttgtttgcggCCATCTATCAATCATCTAGCATACAAATTACAAAGGGTAGTCGACGAAGCTCACTTTAATAGCTAATTTAATATTGACTTGTCCCCAAGAAAGAGAACTGATCCCCCACAGCGCAAATGATACCGACCCAAATGGTGTGGCAAGGAGGGAATGCATTCTGTTCGTCAAGCATAAGGAATGAGTTTGTCCCTAAGTGTTTACTCATACTTGAGTCTGGCAcaagtgtaaataaataaagtactgCCACTTGAGTATTTGCGCATATCACAACAATTGCTTAAAATCACAGCGTGCGCTTCATTTAATGAGTTAGGAACCCCATTTTCTTGGTTCTCGATATCCATTCACAAGCTTTCAAAGTACTGATAAGCACTcttgcaaaagcaaaacaaaataataatgatttatCTATCTCAGATTGCTACTATGTTTAACTAGTTTaaatttgggttttttttttatcagtcaCGTTTTTTTTCGTTTGCCATTATCAATTTGATATTCCGCATTCAGTTTATGACTAATGTGCCCCTTGAGATATttgccaataataataattgctacTTGAATGGACATGATTGGTATTGACATCAATCAGTATAATTAATGTAGTTCTCAAGGTTGTGAAAATATGCGAATTATGCAATTTGTACTTAATTCAGTTTAGATttcatatttgtaaatttaatgcttgcaatattacaaaataggataatgaatataatatattatattgaattaaaatttgtaagtcttttgttttttgcttttctaaTCGAAAGTTTCCTGTaatcgataacaaaaattaagattagctttctcaatattaaaaacatatcaTTATACTTAGAGGCAACACAAATTATAGCAAATTACACTTAGTGAATGAAACGTAAATTTCTGTAATGGGtaccaaaaccaaaaatgaaTGAGCTTTTATTTCGACACACGAAACatcaatatattcatattGCATATTCagagattttatttattttttaaaaatctgatGATTAGTCTTGAAAATATTCCAAGAAATGTAGAGAAACTATTGAAATAACTAAGCCATAAatcttatcaatttttattatttttttttattaattttttatgatagAGAACATTCGTCATATGTTTTCGCTGTTAGTCATCAATTTAGATTTCGCTAGTCAGAGTATTTCTCGATTAATGTTGTGTATTCTATTCAAAAAGATCGCACGTTTGATGCCGTGCCAATAATTTGAATAGTCGCGTGCAGTTTCAATGCCAACTTATGGATCAGTTTTAAGGGCTAAGTAAATGCATATGTAGAATTGgaaatagtaaatatttatgtagacAATTCCGTGTccaaaatgcattaaatgcGGTCATTAAATGGCACAAATACGTTAatgtattgtttgtttttttttacgactGGAAACTGATAAGCTAATAATaatctaacttaaatgcataaattctAAATTCTTGTTGAAGCATTGACTCTTAAAAGCTAACAATAGACTCATATTATTTTGAGAGAAATTAAACGCACAAGCGATGCAAATTAAATGGCAACGTTTCACAGTACGAATttgggtaaaaaaaaaaacaaacaatgcacccttataaacatatgtacatctgTAAAGCTGCCTAAGCTTCGATAACTTAAAGTTTTCCTTTAATTTTGGCAGATTTTTTAGTAAGTTGCATGCAACTGATATACGTTTATGTCTTCAGCAAAGTAAATACTGAAGTGGTGTACTCAGACTCATTACAAATTAGTTGTAACTATCTTATCGGTGTTTACTATTTGTATAAACAAGCAACAGCTACATGATATTTTGTTGTGTAAGGCGGTCTGccaaagttttttaatgagGCAGCTTGACGTTTATCTTATCAATGAATTTGTTCATGAAGTACAAATATTACTTTAAGGCCTTGCACTCAAAAGCAGGGACCCTAATTTTATAAGGAATATCccaaaaaatcacttttaatggttattatttaaagacttttattttatacatacaaattaatagttacttttatttaaaaaatataataattaaaaacaattattattcttgatttttattttattagtctttTCTAAGTCTTTCAAGTCATTATTGAGAAATGAAATAGAAGTCcgtaaaaacttttatttctaatttatacattttaaaagtctctaaagacttttatttttgaggaataaaataaaagatttttatcaTAGGAAAACTTTTGAACAAAAGTCTTTGTGAATATCTCCGCTTACAttcaagataaaaatttaaaatttacaacacTTGGTTCAATTTTATC includes the following:
- the LOC117781127 gene encoding galactosylgalactosylxylosylprotein 3-beta-glucuronosyltransferase S isoform X1, which codes for MPSAHYLPLDPQASDADDLEEEEGQQEHRTSMNNNQYNIRYHPQPAVDYDVVVDDDDNDDDRTPTMGKAPRLSRSIPSRRRCWIMPIMLLVPFCIVFLYFMLSSQTLGLGTSLEDVDDDYEPHNGIDSPNTHALNETLHICSESHEDGRLYVQDKPSSAYAQLPVIYFVTPTYPRREQIPELTRLAHSLLHVPRLHWLVANDHERCDTYMDILLNRFGIPFTHMASPMPHKFRNSKPAPRGVANRRAALQWIRQHNLTNGVLYFGDDDNTYDLRLFTEIRQTQRVSMFPVGLIADYAVSGPVVRDGKVVAFLDSWVAARRWPVDMAGFAVNLGYMSLYPNVNMPYKPGYEEDLFLRSIGLHIDQIEPRGNNCTEILVWHTQTKNKKSPVVRLEKKYLDGRSNLGALFRSLKVMGVAFASDTEGPLATISKNGKGKPHSYFLS
- the LOC117781127 gene encoding galactosylgalactosylxylosylprotein 3-beta-glucuronosyltransferase S isoform X2, with the translated sequence MPSAHYLPLDPQASDADDLEEEEGQQEHRTSMNNNQYNIRYHPQPAVDYDVVVDDDDNDDDRTPTMGKAPRLSRSIPSRRRCWIMPIMLLVPFCIVFLYFMLSSQTLGLGTSLEDVDDDYEPHNDSPNTHALNETLHICSESHEDGRLYVQDKPSSAYAQLPVIYFVTPTYPRREQIPELTRLAHSLLHVPRLHWLVANDHERCDTYMDILLNRFGIPFTHMASPMPHKFRNSKPAPRGVANRRAALQWIRQHNLTNGVLYFGDDDNTYDLRLFTEIRQTQRVSMFPVGLIADYAVSGPVVRDGKVVAFLDSWVAARRWPVDMAGFAVNLGYMSLYPNVNMPYKPGYEEDLFLRSIGLHIDQIEPRGNNCTEILVWHTQTKNKKSPVVRLEKKYLDGRSNLGALFRSLKVMGVAFASDTEGPLATISKNGKGKPHSYFLS